The proteins below are encoded in one region of Triticum aestivum cultivar Chinese Spring chromosome 1B, IWGSC CS RefSeq v2.1, whole genome shotgun sequence:
- the LOC123082486 gene encoding F-box protein At1g67130-like: MEKRRKKEEEEQQAIEGLPNDLLREILSRLPYQSLCRSKCVSTAWLAMCSDPAVRRRSPQTLSGFFGLSHSGSNRFVNLSGRGRPLVDPSLPFLNGFESVKLLNCCGGILLCHGMRADGAQYIVCNPATEEIWAVLPVPDTHEIPRPWGYSTICLCFKPIVPSRFAVFVIIDNGHDITIMEVYSSDTGEWTSMSSRWGHKIVLYCLEPEYFFLNSTLHSSAYDSRVETFDSEGNSINMIVAVDTSGDTWRTTRQPTKAKLNFFGHSQGRLHGMDIDNRNGCRISVWVWFSYQLRPGSFVFVALNIVLLASP, encoded by the coding sequence AtggagaaaaggaggaagaaggaggaggaggagcagcaggcgaTAGAGGGCCTCCCCAACGACCTCCTTCGAGAGATCCTGTCGCGGTTGCCGTACCAGTCTCTGTGCCGCTCAAAGTGCGTGTCGACGGCGTGGCTCGCGATGTGTTCCGACCCTGCCGTCCGTCGGAGATCGCCGCAGACGCTCTCCGGTTTCTTTGGCCTCTCCCACAGCGGCAGCAACCGTTTCGTCAACCTTTCCGGGAGAGGCCGGCCGCTGGTCGACCCTTCTCTCCCTTTCCTGAATGGCTTCGAGAGCGTCAAGCTCTTAAACTGCTGCGGCGGCATCCTTCTCTGCCACGGCATGCGAGCGGACGGTGCACAATACATTGTGTGCAACCCTGCGACCGAGGAGATCTGGGCCGTGCTGCCTGTGCCTGATACCCATGAGATACCACGTCCTTGGGGTTACAGCACCATCTGCTTGTGTTTTAAACCTATCGTCCCCTCTCGCTTTGCGGTGTTTGTCATCATTGATAATGGTCACGACATTACCATTATGGAGGTCTACTCATCGGATACCGGAGAATGGACTTCCATGTCGAGCCGATGGGGTCACAAAATTGTGTTGTATTGCTTGGAACCAGAATACTTTTTCTTAAATAGCACTCTGCATTCCAGTGCCTATGATTCTCGTGTGGAGACATTTGACTCGGAGGGAAATTCAATAAACATGATAGTTGCAGTGGACACAAGCGGGGATACTTGGAGGACAACTCGACAGCCAACCAAAGCTAAACttaatttctttgggcactctcAAGGACGATTACATGGAATGGATATAGACAATCGTAATGGTTGCCGGATATCAGTTTGGGTTTGGTTTTCTTATCAGTTGCGTCCAGGATCATTTGTTTTTGTGGCTTTAAACATTGTTTTGTTGGCAAGTCCGTGA